TGAAGCCGCTCTTTTGACCTTGTCATTGCCACGTAAAACATCCGCCGCTCTTCCTCCAAATCTGCGGGAAGCACTGCCTTATGGTGAGGTGTCACGCCTTCATTGGCGTCCAGAATATAGACGATCCTGTATTCCAGTCCCTTGGAGCTGTGCATGGTCATAAGAGAGACTCCATTTAAATTTCCTCCCCCTGACTGGGCCTGGGCTTTTAATTCTTCTCCATATTCTTTCATATGACGGAACCATTCCACTGCAGTGGGATAACCGGCTGCGCTCTCCTGAAGCTGGTCCAAAACCTCCAAAAGCTCCTCCGGCTTCATTCTCCGGTACTGGGCGTATTCCCGGATGTAATCGTCATAGCCCACCGCTTTCCTGATATAGTTTACAGCGGCCACAGGCGCCATATTCCTTATCATCTTTAAATCATATTCCAGCTGCTCGACCCGCTCCACCATCCAGCCCCTGTCCTGATAAAAGGATTTTATGGATTCCCAGTTCACCGGATTGTTTTCCACCGCGTCCCGGCTTATGTAGCGGTTGGGACGGTTGATGATCTGAAGCACATTGGCCCTGGATAAATCACCGGCCGCTGCATGGATATAAGAAACAATGTTTTTTGCAATCCAATGATCGTACAGGTTGGGCACTGAATCCTTCATGGAGAAGGGGATATTATATTCCATAAACTTTTCGATCAACAGCCTTGGCCCCAGGTTTGTCCGGTAAAGGACCGCCATCTCCTGCCAGTCAAACCCGGCCTTTGCATAAGCCATGATTTCCTGGACGATTTCCTGGGTTTCCTCCTGGGGATCCTGCCAGACTCTTGTAACAACCGGCTTTCCATGCCCCTTTTTCGTGATGATCCTTTTCAGAAAACGCATCTCATTGTGGGCGATCAGCTTTCCGGCAGCCTCCACAATTTCTTTGGTGCTTCTAAAATTAATATTTAAAAGAACTTTTTTAGCTTCTTTATAATCCTTTTCAAAGCCCAGCATGATTTCCGGCTTTGCTCCCCGGAAACGATAGATGGACTGGTCATCATCCCCTACGATAAACAGATTATTTTCCGGCGCTGCCAGCATCCGGACAATTTCATACTGCA
The nucleotide sequence above comes from Lacrimispora sp. BS-2. Encoded proteins:
- a CDS encoding ATP-dependent helicase, which encodes MKEQVIYEGAQKEAVLHHKGPMLVLAGPGSGKTFTITHRICHLIGTYGVDPSNILVITFTKAAAREMKERFESLVGGRPSGVSFGTFHAIFFRILKFAYRYDARSIVREEQKIQYIKEAMDKNQVEVEDEAEFVTSVLSEISSVKGEMIDLDHYYSKNCSEEIFKQLYLAYEDRLRRANLIDFDDMMVMCYELFVQRKDILNAWQKKYQYILVDEFQDINRVQYEIVRMLAAPENNLFIVGDDDQSIYRFRGAKPEIMLGFEKDYKEAKKVLLNINFRSTKEIVEAAGKLIAHNEMRFLKRIITKKGHGKPVVTRVWQDPQEETQEIVQEIMAYAKAGFDWQEMAVLYRTNLGPRLLIEKFMEYNIPFSMKDSVPNLYDHWIAKNIVSYIHAAAGDLSRANVLQIINRPNRYISRDAVENNPVNWESIKSFYQDRGWMVERVEQLEYDLKMIRNMAPVAAVNYIRKAVGYDDYIREYAQYRRMKPEELLEVLDQLQESAAGYPTAVEWFRHMKEYGEELKAQAQSGGGNLNGVSLMTMHSSKGLEYRIVYILDANEGVTPHHKAVLPADLEEERRMFYVAMTRSKERLHVNYVRERYSKKQEVSRFVREYLERE